In Corythoichthys intestinalis isolate RoL2023-P3 chromosome 11, ASM3026506v1, whole genome shotgun sequence, a single genomic region encodes these proteins:
- the LOC130924230 gene encoding general transcription factor II-I repeat domain-containing protein 2A-like — protein sequence MSLSKRRKVDKECRIFKEKWTTSYLFTEMHGKPLCLVCLQQVSVLKEYNIRRHYETHHSEKYDGLQGQLRRDKINELLAGLRKQQSTFIKSREVSEAAVKASYLIASEIALASKPYSDGDFVKRCMMKAAELVCPEKRQAFANISLTRNTIAERILELSADLDSQLKQRAKSFIAFSVAIDESTDITDVAQLAIFIRGVDETLTVTEEFLELVPMMDTTTAEDIFGSVVAALDRVGVDWSRAVSLATDGAPSMVGKKAGVATKFKDKVQALNGGDRFWTFHCILHQEALCCKSLKMDHVMEVVVRTVNFIRSRGLNHRQFDKLLSDSNITHSLPYHTEVRWLSRGAVLRHFFDLREEIGQFMEKKGKPVLELQSQEWLRDLAFLVDITEHLNNLNKMLQGRKKIVTQFSDNIHAFKLKLTLWEMQLANGIPAHFPRLREVCVTRPDADMKRYKDKIAGLLQEFEKRFQVFGELETEFSVFRSPFTVKASDLPVEIQLEIIDLQCDADLKGKFASVGLDRFYQYLLPGYPKLTTLAAKILCMFGTTYLCEQIFSVMNLNKTKMRSRLTNKHLNDILKVTASQDMTPGVDALVQAKRCQVSGTNTSPD from the coding sequence ATGTCGTTATCCAAACGGAGAAAAGTAGATAAGGAGTGTagaattttcaaagaaaaatggacCACGTCCTATTTATTTACAGAGATGCACGGAAAACCTTTGTGCTTGGTGTGTTTGCAACAAGTTTCGGTATTGAAGGAATATAATATTCGACGCCACTACGAGACTCATCACAGCGAAAAATATGACGGCTTGCAAGGACAACTGAGAAGAGATAAGATTAACGAATTGCTGGCGGGTCTGAGGAAACAGCAGTCAACTTTCATCAAGAGCCGAGAAGTCAGTGAAGCAGCGGTAAAAGCCAGCTACCTAATTGCTAGCGAAATAGCATTAGCATCGAAGCCGTATTCCGACGGTGACTTTGTTAAACGATGCATGATGAAGGCGGCTGAACTTGTATGTCCCGAGAAGCGACAAGCTTTTGCCAATATTAGCCTGACGAGGAATACTATAGCAGAGAGGATTTTGGAACTATCGGCAGATTTAGACAGTCAATTGAAACAGAGAGCCAAGTCATTTATTGCATTTTCCGTGGCAATTGACGAGAGCACTGACATCACAGACGTGGCCCAACTGGCCATATTTATTCGAGGAGTTGATGAGACATTGACTGTTACTGAAGAGTTTCTTGAGTTGGTGCCAATGATGGACACCACAACAGCCGAGGACATTTTCGGCTCTGTCGTTGCTGCATTGGACAGAGTTGGAGTGGACTGGTCCCGCGCTGTCAGCCTGGCTACAGACGGCGCACCATCCATGGTCGGAAAGAAAGCAGGTGTCGCGACAAAGTTCAAAGACAAAGTACAAGCCCTTAATGGAGGAGATCGTTTCTGGACATTTCACTGTATTTTGCACCAGGAGGCATTGTGTTGCAAGTCGCTGAAAATGGACCACGTCATGGAGGTGGTTGTTCGCACTGTAAATTTCATCCGGTCCAGAGGTCTGAACCATCGTCAGTTTGACAAACTTCTCAGCGACAGCAACATTACCCACAGCCTGCCATACCACACTGAAGTGAGATGGTTAAGCCGAGGCGCTGTGCTGAGGCATTTCTTTGATCTACGAGAGGAAATCGGACAGTTCATGGAGAAAAAAGGAAAACCGGTGTTGGAATTACAATCTCAGGAATGGCTACGGGACCTTGCATTCTTGGTTGATATTACTGAACACTTGAACAATCTGAACAAAATGTTGCAAGGCCGCAAAAAAATTGTCACACAGTTTTCGGACAACATACATGCATTTAAGTTGAAGCTGACTTTGTGGGAGATGCAACTGGCAAATGGCATCCCTGCTCATTTCCCCCGTCTGAGAGAAGTGTGTGTGACCAGACCTGATGCGGACATGAAACGGTAcaaagacaaaattgcaggACTACTGCAGGAGTTTGAGAAACGTTTTCAGGTATTTGGTGAACTTGAGacagaattttcagtttttCGCTCACCTTTCACAGTTAAAGCTTCTGATCTGCCGGTCGAAATTCAGCTAGAGATAATTGATTTGCAATGTGATGCAGATTTGAAGGGCAAATTTGCCTCTGTAGGTCTGGACAGATTTTATCAGTATCTACTACCAGGGTACCCCAAATTAACAACCCTGGCTGCTAAAATTTTGTGCATGTTTGGGACAACCTACCTTTGTGAACAAATTTTCTCAGTGATGaatctcaataaaacaaaaatgcgtTCAAGGCTCACAAACAAGCACTTAAATGACATTCTGAAAGTGACAGCTAGTCAGGACATGACACCTGGTGTTGATGCACTTGTACAGGCCAAAAGATGCCAAGTTTCAGGAACAAATACAAGTCCAGACTAG